The following proteins are co-located in the Clostridiales bacterium genome:
- a CDS encoding ketopantoate reductase family protein — MKILFIGRGAIGTQYAWAFEDAGHTVEFYVREGRKAQYGSQVNLEILDTRRSKKDRLVKEKWPIVTHEEIAEHHDYDLIFVSANPEQVSSVVKYIAPRVGNATVLLIGNFWHDIQKSVHPLPLSQVVWGFPGCGGGFEGNTLYGGLYKTVHFGTFESEPTRRDLEVHKLFTGAGFKIVVHRDFQSWLMNHYISNAAMEVEVLKSGSFKKVISSPEALAGFARNIKEMVPVLKAKSIKLDVMIKVLSSLPPRVVGFLMSNLVYSPKSMPYELQSHNHYKVGYAVQEVLSEARKHGVSTPRLYEVESLITEQ, encoded by the coding sequence ATGAAAATACTTTTTATTGGTCGCGGTGCTATTGGAACGCAGTACGCTTGGGCGTTTGAGGATGCAGGCCATACCGTTGAGTTTTACGTTCGTGAAGGTAGGAAGGCTCAATATGGCTCACAAGTAAACTTAGAAATATTGGATACAAGGAGAAGCAAAAAAGATCGACTGGTCAAAGAAAAATGGCCTATTGTAACACATGAAGAAATAGCGGAACATCATGACTATGACCTCATTTTTGTGAGTGCCAATCCCGAGCAAGTATCAAGTGTGGTAAAGTACATTGCGCCACGAGTTGGAAATGCAACGGTTCTATTGATCGGTAACTTTTGGCACGACATACAAAAATCCGTTCATCCGCTTCCACTGAGTCAAGTTGTTTGGGGCTTCCCCGGTTGTGGCGGTGGATTTGAAGGAAACACCCTTTACGGGGGGCTTTACAAGACAGTTCATTTCGGGACATTTGAATCCGAGCCTACCAGAAGAGATTTAGAGGTTCACAAGCTTTTTACTGGGGCGGGCTTCAAAATTGTAGTTCATAGGGATTTTCAAAGTTGGCTCATGAATCACTATATCTCAAATGCTGCAATGGAAGTCGAAGTACTAAAAAGCGGCAGTTTTAAAAAAGTAATTTCATCGCCTGAAGCGCTCGCTGGATTTGCTCGTAATATAAAAGAAATGGTACCTGTCTTGAAAGCAAAAAGCATCAAACTTGATGTCATGATAAAAGTGTTGAGCAGCCTGCCACCGAGAGTTGTTGGATTTCTTATGAGTAACCTTGTTTATTCACCTAAAAGCATGCCCTATGAACTTCAGTCCCATAACCACTATAAAGTTGGCTATGCTGTACAGGAAGTTCTATCAGAAGCCAGAAAGCACGGGGTAAGCACACCACGGCTTTACGAAGTAGAAAGCCTAATTACAGAGCAGTGA
- a CDS encoding TetR/AcrR family transcriptional regulator: protein MNTFIELLAEKGFEKITIRDIAERANINRGTVYLHFVDKFDLLDKCIETYVALLLNHCANQADTNLNAGAFQSVFEYLEENFTVYKLLLSNEGFGFFRRRLYDIIAQTVTEVVGIKSENQAFSNGVTTHFLTSGFIGVLEWWINHSMPCNVKEITEQLMFLLEPYTKHLVSS, encoded by the coding sequence ATGAATACCTTCATTGAGCTTTTGGCTGAAAAAGGATTTGAAAAAATAACCATCCGTGATATTGCCGAACGGGCAAACATAAACCGAGGGACTGTTTATCTACATTTTGTGGACAAATTTGACTTGCTTGACAAGTGCATTGAAACATATGTTGCGCTGCTGCTAAATCACTGTGCCAATCAAGCTGACACCAATTTAAACGCAGGCGCATTTCAAAGCGTCTTTGAATATTTGGAGGAAAATTTCACAGTTTACAAGTTGCTTCTCAGCAATGAGGGATTTGGATTTTTCCGCCGCCGCTTGTATGATATCATTGCGCAAACGGTGACCGAGGTTGTCGGTATCAAGTCAGAAAACCAAGCGTTTTCAAATGGTGTAACCACTCATTTTTTAACTTCTGGATTTATTGGGGTATTGGAATGGTGGATCAATCATTCTATGCCCTGCAATGTTAAGGAAATCACAGAGCAGCTTATGTTTTTGCTGGAACCATACACGAAGCACCTTGTATCGAGCTAA
- a CDS encoding galactokinase, whose product MKLKLMKAFEETYGIGGDIRAFFAPGRVNLIGEHTDYNGGHVLPCTLHMGTYMVVRKRNDSILNFYSINMKELGIITSNLDELYFSKEADWTNYTKGVLWALVKEGYEVPCGMDVFVYGTIPGGAGLSSSASLEIVTALAVKELFGFSGLSLIELAKLCQYAENNYIGCNCGIMDQFVVAMGKKNHCMFLNTNDLTYQYVPLDLSKVKIVVTNSKVKHSLVDSQYNKRRSECEKALSELQSVVTISSLGDLSKELFDIHETAIKDPVLRLRARHAVYENQRTIEATKALKEENLMKFGRLMNDSHRSLRDDYQVSCEEIDCLVELAWNHPGTIGSRITGGGFGGCTVSIVNQDSVDSFIDHLRKGYQHATGYDAEFYLIETGDGVKELL is encoded by the coding sequence ATGAAACTGAAATTGATGAAAGCTTTTGAAGAAACCTATGGGATCGGGGGAGATATTAGGGCTTTCTTTGCCCCCGGACGAGTGAATCTGATTGGTGAGCATACGGATTATAACGGCGGCCATGTATTGCCCTGCACGCTTCACATGGGAACCTATATGGTTGTGCGGAAAAGAAACGATTCCATCCTTAATTTTTACTCTATAAACATGAAGGAGTTAGGAATTATTACTTCCAATCTGGATGAACTATATTTTTCAAAAGAAGCCGACTGGACAAATTATACTAAAGGGGTACTCTGGGCTTTGGTGAAAGAGGGATATGAGGTGCCGTGTGGTATGGATGTTTTTGTGTATGGGACGATACCCGGCGGAGCAGGGTTATCATCGTCTGCATCATTGGAGATTGTGACTGCGCTGGCTGTTAAAGAATTGTTCGGATTCTCCGGACTGTCTTTGATAGAGCTGGCAAAGCTTTGTCAATACGCAGAAAATAATTATATTGGATGCAACTGCGGAATCATGGATCAGTTTGTGGTTGCCATGGGAAAGAAAAATCATTGTATGTTCCTCAACACAAATGATTTGACCTATCAATATGTACCCCTTGACCTGTCTAAGGTTAAAATAGTAGTTACCAACAGCAAGGTTAAGCATAGCCTTGTGGATTCGCAATATAATAAGAGACGAAGTGAATGTGAGAAGGCACTGAGTGAACTTCAGTCTGTCGTTACTATTTCTAGCCTTGGCGATTTAAGCAAGGAGCTGTTTGACATACACGAAACAGCAATTAAAGATCCTGTGCTGAGGCTGCGCGCCCGCCACGCCGTTTATGAAAACCAAAGGACAATCGAAGCGACCAAAGCATTGAAAGAGGAAAATCTCATGAAATTTGGCAGACTGATGAACGACTCCCACCGTTCCCTCAGAGATGATTATCAGGTCTCGTGTGAAGAAATTGACTGCCTGGTGGAGCTTGCATGGAACCATCCGGGCACAATCGGATCAAGGATTACAGGAGGCGGATTCGGCGGATGCACGGTAAGTATTGTAAATCAGGATTCCGTTGATTCTTTTATTGACCACTTGAGGAAGGGCTATCAACATGCCACGGGATATGATGCAGAATTTTATTTGATCGAAACCGGCGACGGGGTAAAGGAATTGCTATGA
- a CDS encoding flavodoxin, translated as MSKNIIFYFSGTGNSRNVAKDIAAAIEDCELISMGKQHNLSGIYQRIGFVYPVYGGGMPGVVERFIQTLDLSSNANSYIFAVCTSGSGSADGLTNISKIIGGKGGKLSYAESIRCFSNYVGLYAMGSDVENKAKAQSQATKQVVKDIQICAVKSPAKNSPLALIHGPFIKSLAKKDKGFHVNEACNSCATCCKVCPVGNIKMLDGKPDFLHHCEQCMACIQWCPKKAINFKNKTQDRGRYHHPDITIGEMINEQNDSCFEKSKR; from the coding sequence ATGTCAAAGAATATTATATTCTATTTTTCGGGTACAGGTAATAGTCGAAATGTGGCAAAAGATATCGCTGCCGCGATTGAAGACTGTGAGCTGATTTCAATGGGGAAACAGCACAACTTAAGCGGAATATACCAGCGAATTGGCTTTGTTTATCCTGTTTACGGTGGTGGTATGCCAGGCGTGGTTGAGAGGTTTATACAAACACTTGATCTTTCGTCAAATGCAAACAGCTATATTTTTGCTGTTTGCACAAGCGGAAGCGGGAGTGCCGATGGTTTGACGAATATCAGTAAAATAATTGGCGGCAAGGGAGGTAAACTGAGCTATGCTGAAAGCATTAGGTGCTTTTCTAACTATGTTGGTTTGTATGCCATGGGAAGCGATGTCGAGAATAAAGCAAAGGCACAATCACAGGCTACAAAGCAGGTTGTTAAGGATATTCAAATTTGCGCTGTTAAGTCACCCGCTAAGAACAGTCCGCTAGCACTAATTCATGGGCCTTTTATAAAGTCCCTGGCAAAAAAGGACAAAGGGTTCCATGTAAATGAAGCTTGTAATAGCTGCGCTACCTGCTGCAAGGTTTGCCCTGTGGGAAATATTAAAATGTTAGATGGCAAGCCGGATTTTTTGCATCACTGCGAACAGTGTATGGCCTGTATTCAGTGGTGTCCTAAGAAAGCTATCAACTTTAAGAATAAAACACAAGACCGTGGCCGTTATCATCATCCAGATATAACAATTGGAGAGATGATTAACGAACAGAATGATTCCTGCTTTGAGAAGTCTAAACGCTGA
- a CDS encoding MerR family transcriptional regulator translates to MENEEEQQFTIGELARLVGVTVRTLQYYDQENLLNSGFTESGKRIYTRDDVLKLQQILFLKSLGFSLEEINDKILKQGSSADFEKVFTRQREIILDQISNLSQIVDTLDLVISETKTGKEVGMDRLITIMKLMKEGNPYSFVVRYFNDDQLKNTANRLFDSPEKYELLSKELFTQLDRLYLEGADPAGDEGQDLAKRWWNMVNKFAAGDPDMLKTLISVGRDIGNWPVETKIMRQSIENFLEEALNIYLHNNGIQITDTLTEKHDVRQKKGEAENEAFQVFDK, encoded by the coding sequence ATGGAAAACGAGGAGGAACAGCAGTTTACAATTGGAGAATTGGCACGATTGGTCGGTGTAACTGTCAGAACACTTCAATACTACGACCAGGAGAATTTGTTAAATTCGGGTTTTACTGAAAGCGGCAAAAGAATCTACACGCGCGACGATGTTTTGAAACTCCAGCAAATTCTGTTTCTGAAATCATTGGGATTTTCACTGGAAGAGATCAACGATAAAATACTGAAACAAGGGAGTTCCGCTGACTTTGAAAAAGTTTTCACCCGGCAGCGGGAAATAATTCTTGATCAAATCAGCAATTTGAGTCAAATCGTCGATACGCTGGATTTGGTAATTTCCGAAACAAAAACTGGCAAAGAGGTCGGTATGGATCGGTTGATAACCATCATGAAGCTGATGAAAGAAGGCAACCCATATTCGTTTGTAGTTCGTTATTTTAACGATGATCAACTCAAAAACACTGCCAATCGATTATTTGATTCACCAGAGAAATATGAACTTTTGTCGAAAGAATTATTTACACAACTGGATCGCCTGTACCTTGAGGGTGCAGACCCAGCGGGAGATGAAGGTCAGGATCTAGCCAAACGCTGGTGGAATATGGTAAACAAGTTTGCCGCCGGTGATCCTGATATGCTTAAGACGCTTATTTCGGTCGGAAGAGATATTGGCAACTGGCCAGTGGAGACCAAAATCATGCGGCAATCGATAGAGAACTTTTTAGAAGAAGCACTTAATATTTATCTTCATAATAACGGCATTCAGATAACAGACACGCTGACAGAAAAACATGATGTCAGGCAAAAGAAAGGAGAAGCAGAAAATGAAGCTTTCCAAGTTTTTGATAAATAA
- a CDS encoding ABC transporter permease, producing the protein MKLSKFLINKGVTYAILLAVFYQVVMVGLFIYGYHVLPSGVNQLGINVVNQAGDQGAAIQEELVPSISKSFVNVATDKDLGKSREELNNRQIQMIIVIPENFINDLQNGKSAFDFYINESNTTAVVTTMNEVAKSITDGFNQAMNQGKLTNILKSLNIDGPQQQLIAESIQNSVVQNNIYINKAPNRMDYVMTPMFLSVATYASSMVAAIILFNILVAFIPIIGKWKAFRYVQVAGCVIALLAPLFGIMTASLFISISPHKLFILYFQQVFMQITAFQFTLIFSLALGQNGIFLNIPLLLMQTISGGGTMPLQIMPNLFKLVSYLTPMYPNIQIDFGVLFGGPIFTFEVRLLMLLIISILVLLAIVWHKKESGGEPVTAATVNQ; encoded by the coding sequence ATGAAGCTTTCCAAGTTTTTGATAAATAAAGGCGTTACTTATGCCATTCTTCTGGCAGTTTTCTATCAAGTTGTGATGGTGGGTCTCTTTATCTACGGTTACCATGTCCTGCCCAGCGGGGTCAATCAGCTGGGGATAAATGTGGTTAATCAAGCTGGAGATCAAGGTGCAGCGATTCAGGAGGAGCTCGTTCCCAGTATATCTAAATCGTTTGTTAACGTTGCTACAGATAAGGATCTGGGCAAAAGTCGAGAGGAACTAAATAATCGGCAAATCCAAATGATTATTGTGATTCCTGAAAATTTTATCAACGATTTACAGAATGGAAAATCCGCATTTGACTTTTATATCAATGAATCAAATACAACAGCGGTTGTGACTACTATGAATGAAGTCGCTAAATCGATTACCGATGGCTTTAATCAAGCAATGAACCAGGGAAAATTGACAAATATACTGAAATCCTTAAATATTGATGGCCCTCAGCAACAATTAATTGCGGAAAGTATACAAAACTCGGTCGTTCAGAATAACATTTACATCAATAAAGCGCCAAACCGTATGGATTACGTAATGACCCCGATGTTTTTATCTGTAGCGACCTATGCGTCTTCTATGGTAGCGGCTATAATATTGTTTAATATCCTCGTTGCTTTTATTCCCATCATAGGAAAATGGAAGGCTTTTCGATATGTTCAGGTTGCGGGTTGCGTTATTGCCCTTCTTGCACCATTGTTTGGAATAATGACAGCAAGCTTGTTCATATCTATTAGCCCTCATAAATTATTTATCCTATATTTTCAACAGGTTTTTATGCAAATAACTGCATTCCAATTTACTTTAATATTTTCGCTTGCTCTTGGGCAAAATGGCATTTTTCTAAATATACCCCTATTACTTATGCAAACAATTTCTGGCGGCGGAACAATGCCTCTCCAAATTATGCCTAACCTGTTTAAACTCGTCAGTTATCTTACCCCGATGTATCCCAATATTCAGATAGATTTTGGTGTGTTGTTTGGGGGGCCAATCTTTACTTTTGAGGTCAGGTTACTGATGCTATTAATAATATCCATTCTCGTTTTATTGGCAATTGTATGGCACAAAAAAGAAAGCGGCGGTGAACCAGTGACTGCAGCAACAGTAAACCAATAG
- a CDS encoding MarR family transcriptional regulator — MRNSELLTMIMDFTNVFNEFNNKAFKFIDEQLSKTGLVRTHFIILHELVGGKELSMSDLSEILHVTKPNITVLIDKLVKLDYVERVNKSQDRRVILIRLTGKGEAFIGKSSEELIESVVQLLDYLDQEDLYLVKQSTQVMKVLIAKLNKK, encoded by the coding sequence GTGCGAAATAGTGAATTATTAACAATGATTATGGACTTTACAAATGTTTTTAACGAATTCAATAATAAGGCATTCAAGTTTATTGATGAGCAACTAAGTAAAACAGGACTGGTCAGGACACATTTTATTATTTTGCATGAATTGGTGGGCGGAAAGGAACTCTCGATGAGTGACTTAAGCGAGATTCTCCATGTAACAAAACCAAACATAACAGTTTTGATTGATAAGCTTGTCAAGCTGGATTATGTTGAGCGTGTGAACAAAAGCCAAGACCGAAGAGTAATCTTGATTCGGCTTACAGGCAAAGGAGAAGCTTTTATCGGCAAATCGTCTGAAGAGCTAATTGAGTCCGTTGTCCAATTGTTAGATTACCTTGATCAGGAGGATTTGTATCTTGTGAAGCAATCAACACAGGTTATGAAAGTACTCATTGCAAAGCTTAATAAGAAATAA
- a CDS encoding antibiotic biosynthesis monooxygenase: MTTKSDPNKYPNSVTIFIEIHAKDGEEDIARQAFTTTIETSEKPGLLSYEIFEDINDPAAFYSTQEWESVETFHAHMSAAKNGLRDATKMLRDAPRTSILKRIG; encoded by the coding sequence ATGACTACTAAAAGTGATCCTAACAAATACCCTAACAGTGTCACGATATTTATTGAAATTCATGCGAAAGACGGTGAAGAAGACATTGCACGTCAGGCTTTTACTACGACCATCGAAACATCGGAAAAACCCGGACTCTTAAGCTATGAAATCTTTGAAGACATCAATGACCCTGCTGCTTTCTACTCAACACAAGAATGGGAAAGTGTTGAAACGTTCCATGCCCACATGAGTGCGGCAAAAAACGGATTAAGAGATGCCACTAAAATGTTGCGGGATGCACCTAGGACTAGCATACTAAAGCGTATCGGATAA
- the catA gene encoding type A chloramphenicol O-acetyltransferase, whose amino-acid sequence MNFNIIDIEKWNRKEHYLHYIQDIRCTYSLTTNIDITFLKQEQKRKNQKIYPALIYMIATAVNHHKEFRMDHDRDDHLGYWSEVNPSYTVFNEENQTFSSIWTEYDSSFTTFYDNCVQDIYDYSSSTLMTPKSNMPQNIFTISSIPWVDFTSFNLNVYNEGHYLPPIFTVGKFIYEKEKILMPIAIQVHHAVCDGFHIGKFINYLQELADSYLDWAK is encoded by the coding sequence ATGAATTTTAATATAATTGATATAGAAAAATGGAATAGAAAAGAACACTACTTACACTATATTCAAGATATACGCTGTACATACAGTTTGACTACTAATATTGATATTACCTTTTTAAAACAAGAGCAGAAAAGGAAGAACCAGAAAATATATCCGGCATTGATATACATGATAGCAACTGCTGTAAATCATCATAAAGAATTTAGAATGGATCATGACAGGGATGACCATTTAGGTTATTGGAGTGAGGTAAATCCCAGCTATACAGTCTTTAATGAAGAAAATCAAACATTCTCAAGTATTTGGACTGAATATGATTCAAGTTTCACAACTTTCTATGATAATTGTGTTCAAGATATTTACGATTATTCCAGTTCAACACTTATGACACCGAAGTCCAATATGCCTCAAAATATTTTTACTATTTCAAGTATTCCATGGGTTGATTTTACTTCATTTAATTTAAATGTTTATAACGAAGGGCACTACTTACCACCCATATTCACTGTTGGTAAATTTATATATGAAAAAGAAAAAATTCTGATGCCAATAGCGATACAAGTACATCATGCTGTTTGTGATGGGTTCCATATAGGTAAATTCATAAACTATCTGCAAGAATTAGCGGACAGCTATCTTGATTGGGCTAAATGA
- a CDS encoding MarR family transcriptional regulator has product MQNSELLSMIVDFTNVFNEFNNKAFKFIDAQLNKTGLVRTHFIILHELVGGKELSMSDLSEILHVTKPNITVLIDKLVKLDYVERVNNSQDRRVILIRLTGKGEAFIGKSSEELIKSVVQLLDYLDQEDLDVVKQTTQAMKTLIAKLNKK; this is encoded by the coding sequence GTGCAAAATAGTGAACTGTTATCAATGATTGTGGACTTTACAAATGTTTTTAACGAATTCAATAATAAGGCATTCAAGTTTATTGATGCTCAACTAAATAAAACAGGACTGGTCAGGACACATTTTATTATTTTGCATGAATTGGTGGGTGGAAAAGAGCTCTCAATGAGTGACTTAAGCGAGATTCTCCATGTAACAAAACCAAACATAACTGTATTGATTGATAAGCTTGTCAAGCTGGATTATGTTGAGCGTGTGAACAACAGCCAAGACCGAAGAGTAATCTTGATTCGGCTTACAGGCAAAGGAGAAGCTTTTATCGGCAAATCGTCTGAAGAGCTAATTAAGTCCGTTGTCCAATTGTTAGATTATCTTGATCAGGAGGACTTGGATGTTGTGAAGCAAACGACACAGGCTATGAAAACGCTCATTGCAAAGCTCAATAAGAAATAA
- a CDS encoding amidohydrolase family protein, translated as MKQRKILMTIGFVLLLVLLFGVVLVLMISSGERWFAYLILAACVGLLVFLRNTKFWRGWRVPLFWIFALVVAWTGLFSGQPATNIQPYIPQKLEQPSAPYPLLLNNLAIVDTRTGNLTFNMSILCDNGKIKDIAPAGTIKADNAKIIDATGKYVVPGYLNMHMHVIGEEDTLESMALLLANGVTGFRQMSGSAELLKEWRSGAFTSSTDQPALLTMPGGIMTPINAPTPEIAVKFVRQQHESGVDFIKVGGVSPDVFHATQAEANKLGIPVEGHVLPDMDLKEVSKNGFHSVEHFGINFGALISSSTDENTLRAQATEIPTKFTQNPIFVHLMKIQGLQHYVNEQFITWGTNTSGGANDETQLTHIINTYREEKAKELADVYVQYNTWQCPTMVRMHAGLFNGSSEATAQRLYDLYLSLVKIYDMEGVKMMAGTDGSEGDAIHKEFDELEKADISPLHVLQMTTLNGAEFLGRLDDMGTVEVGKYADLVLLDANPIESVQNLHKIDAVIRAGSYHTKEELDS; from the coding sequence ATGAAGCAAAGGAAAATTCTAATGACAATTGGTTTTGTACTCCTATTAGTGCTTTTGTTCGGCGTTGTTCTAGTGCTGATGATCAGCAGTGGAGAGCGATGGTTTGCTTATCTGATTCTGGCAGCCTGCGTTGGTTTGCTCGTTTTCCTAAGAAATACGAAATTCTGGCGCGGATGGAGGGTCCCGCTCTTTTGGATATTCGCACTTGTTGTTGCATGGACTGGTCTCTTTTCCGGCCAGCCTGCAACGAATATACAACCTTACATCCCGCAGAAATTGGAGCAGCCCAGCGCACCCTATCCACTTTTACTGAATAACTTAGCGATTGTGGATACGCGGACTGGTAATCTTACTTTCAATATGAGCATTCTGTGTGACAATGGAAAAATCAAAGACATTGCACCGGCTGGCACCATCAAAGCGGACAATGCAAAGATCATTGATGCAACTGGAAAGTATGTGGTTCCCGGGTACCTAAACATGCATATGCATGTGATTGGGGAAGAGGATACTCTGGAATCGATGGCACTTCTGCTTGCCAACGGTGTAACTGGATTCAGACAAATGAGCGGTTCCGCTGAACTTCTAAAGGAATGGAGATCCGGCGCATTTACCAGCTCTACGGACCAACCAGCGCTACTGACGATGCCCGGCGGTATCATGACACCCATAAATGCACCAACGCCCGAGATTGCCGTAAAATTTGTCCGCCAACAGCATGAATCAGGTGTTGACTTTATAAAAGTTGGCGGTGTCTCTCCAGATGTGTTTCATGCGACTCAAGCAGAGGCGAACAAACTCGGTATTCCTGTCGAGGGACACGTGCTGCCAGATATGGATTTAAAAGAGGTCTCGAAAAATGGGTTCCACAGTGTCGAGCACTTCGGAATCAACTTCGGGGCTCTGATTTCCAGCTCTACAGACGAGAACACCTTGAGAGCGCAGGCAACTGAGATTCCTACCAAATTCACTCAAAATCCAATCTTCGTACATCTCATGAAAATCCAGGGCCTTCAGCATTATGTGAACGAGCAATTCATCACGTGGGGTACGAATACCTCTGGGGGCGCAAATGATGAAACACAGCTGACGCATATCATTAACACTTATCGTGAGGAAAAGGCAAAAGAACTTGCCGATGTCTACGTCCAATATAATACGTGGCAATGCCCGACGATGGTGCGCATGCATGCCGGCCTGTTCAACGGGAGTAGTGAAGCCACTGCACAGAGGCTTTATGATCTATATTTAAGTCTCGTCAAGATCTACGATATGGAAGGCGTTAAAATGATGGCTGGGACCGATGGAAGCGAAGGTGACGCTATTCACAAGGAATTCGACGAGCTTGAGAAGGCCGACATCTCCCCGCTTCATGTTCTTCAGATGACAACCCTGAACGGAGCTGAATTTCTGGGTCGGCTGGATGATATGGGCACTGTAGAAGTTGGCAAGTATGCTGATTTAGTGCTTCTGGATGCAAATCCTATAGAGAGTGTTCAAAATCTTCATAAGATTGACGCTGTTATACGTGCTGGTTCCTATCACACCAAGGAAGAACTGGACTCATGA